CCATCGCCTGCGCCACTGCAGCGGCGCGGTCACTCTGCCCGTCGCTGATGGCCAGCAGCAGCTTTAGGAGCTGGTCCTGCATCTGCGGGCCCACCCGCGCGATCATGCCAAAGTCCAGCAGGGCCACCTTGCTGTTGTCCGCCGTCAAAAAAACATTGCCCGGATGCGGATCCGCATGAAAGACCCCGACGATGAGAATCTGGTGCAGGTAGGAGCGGAAGACTTCCTCCGCCAGCGCCCGCCCATCCACCTCCATGCGCACGATCGGGTGCAGCTTGGTGATCTTGGTGCCGTCCACATACTCCATCGTCAGCACCCGGCCAGAGGAGTAGTCATCAATGGGGGCCGGAATCACCAGACGGGTAAAATCTGACAGCTTTTCGCGCATCAGCTTCATCGTCTGCGCTTCCTGGCGGTAATCCAGTTCCCGCAGCAGCGCCTTGCGCAGTTCCCCCACCATCTTGGTGAATTCAAAACGACGACCGGTGTCTGTGTGGCGATCCAGAAACTCGGCGATTTCTGAGATCGCCGCCAAGTCGGTCGCCACCAGTTCCCGCACATCCGGGCGCTGCACCTTCACCGCCACCTCCTGTCCGCTGCGCAGCACCGCGTAGTGCACCTGCCCTAGCGAGGCCGCCGCCATCGGCACCGGATCAAACGATTGAAAGGCCTTGGAAATGCGCGCGCCGATCTCCACATTCACGATGGCCTCCACTTTTTCATAAGGGAAGGGCTGGATGTTGTCCTGCAACATGCTCAGGGCCTCCATGTAGGCAGGAGGCACAAAGTCGGATCGGGTGGAAAGCAACTGCCCCAGCTTGATGAATGTCGGCCCCATCTGCTCCAGATCCTTGGCCAGTTCACGCGCTCCCGGCGGCACGGGCGGCGCGGGTGCAAACTCCAGCGGATCATCCACAATCGGTGCCGCTTTCACCAAGTCTCCGTGACCGTATTTGATCATCAGGCCCAGGACTTGTTTATATCTTTTTAGGTGTTCCGGATGAAGGGAGAGTGTCATAGTAAGCGTGTCGTGCATTTGGCCATCGTGCCTCGCCCGTCGCTTGGTCGTACCATTCGAATGCACGCAGATGCCCGTCCTCCTTCGATGATGAAAGGATGACTGCTCAAAGCGTACAAAACTTTCAATCGTGGTTTGAGGCGCTGCACACCACGGAGAAGAGCCAGGTGGCCATGATGCGGCTGGAACCCGGCCAGGAATCCGGGCCCGAACCTGAAAGCCACGCTCACAGCGACCAGGTGCTTCTCGTCCTGGAAGGAACTTTGGAAGGAGAAATTGCCGATGAGCGCATTTCCATGGCGAAAGGCGATTTCATCACAGTGCCCGCAGGCACTCTCCACCGTTTCTACAATGCGGGGGAGTCCTCTGCCCTAACCTTTAATGTCTATGCTCCGCCTGCCTATCCCCCCGACGCCCGAGGATGATGCCGGGTCTTCCAGCAACGGCCACGGCCTGGCCACTCTCGCAGTAACGGCCGCTATCAGCGGCACGCTGGCAGTGATCATCAGCAAAAATTTCCTGGAGACGGAAAAGAAGATCACTCACCACATCGAGACCGATTACGCGGTCTGTGACGAGGCCTTTGCCCGCACCATGAGCCATCTCCTGGGCCCGCCCCTGCTGAGCGGCAACAAGGTCACCGTCTTGCAAAACGGAGCCCAGATTTTCCCGCGCATGCTGGAAGTCATCCGCCAGGCCGAGCGAAGCGTGACCTTTGAAAACTTCGTCTGGACCAAGGGCCAGATCGTTGAGGAATTTTCAGCCGCCTTTGCCGAATGCGCCCGCCGAGGCGTGAAGGTTCACTTTCTCCAGGATGCCATGGGATCCAACTGCCTGGACAGCGACTGCATGAAGCAGATGCGCGAGGCCGGTGTGGAGGTAGAGATCTTCCGCCGTTACAATCTGGCCAACTTCAACCACCGCACCCATCGCAAGATCCTGGTGGTAGATGGCCGCATCGGCTTTGTCGGCGGCGTAGGTATCTCCGATCTGTGGGACGGCCATGGCAATAAAAGCGATCACTGGCGCGACACCCAGTATGAGGTGGAAGGGCCCGTGGTCGCCCAGATGCAGCAGGCCTTCATGGACAACTGGATGCAGACCCGCGCGCGGGTGCTGCATGGCGATGACTACTTCCCGAAACTCGTTCCCTGTGGCGACACGCAGTGCCAGATATTCACCAGCTCCGTCAGTGAAGGTGCCGATAGCGCCCGCCTCATGTTTCTGATGTCCATTGCCGCAGCCCGCCAGTCCATCCGCATCGTGAACCCCTACTTCGTTCCTGACATGCTGGTGCTGAACCTCCTGAAAAAGGCCTGCGAACGCGGCGTCAGTGTAGAAATCATCGCTCCGAGTGAGCGTATTGACCAAAAGGTGGTCCGCTACGTGGGCCGTGCCCGCTGGGGCGGACTGCTGCGCGCAGGCGTGCGCTTTTATGAATTCCAGCCCGCCCTTCTCCACTGCAAATATTTCGTCGTGGACGAACAATGGGTGTCCGTCGGCTCATGCAACCTGGATGACAGATCCCTGTGCCTAAACGAGGAAGCCAACCTCAATGTCTGGGATCGCGACTTTGCACGCCAGCACCTGGAAGTCTTTGAAGTGGACAAAAAACGATCCCGCGAAATCACCTGGCAGGATTGGAAGAACCGTCCTTTCCGGGAGAAGGTCCTGGGCCATGTCGGCGGCATCTTTCGTTCCCAGCTTTGATCACCTAACCAACAAGAAGTTCACACCGATCTCTCACATCGCTTCAGCTTCCGGGCAGATCACCAGATCTGCCACCAGCGGCAGGTGGTCGGAGGCGATCTGTGTCTCCCGGCTATTCAGCACCTCCACCTTGTGCGCCTGCAGCCTGCTGTTCATAAAGATGTAATCCAGCCGGGTCACCGGCCACCGGGAGGGAAAGGTAGACCGGGGCCGACTGCGCAAGGTCCATCTTTGCACGTCCTTCAGCCGCCGTGTGATGGTCCGGTAAACCAGCGACCCCGGAAAGGCATTGAGATCTCCGCACAGTACAAAGGGATGCGTGCGGATGCTGCCATCCATCCAATCTGGCCCCAGCAAGGCGGTGACCTGTGCCAGCCGCTCGCTCCAGCTCAGTCCCAAGTGGGTGTTAAGCACATTCACAGGCTGCCCTTGCACATCAATCTGCACCAGGATGGCCCCCCGCGGCTCAAAAGCCAGCCGGGAGGATGAAGTGGGTAGCATTCCCTGATGCAAAAGGGTCATCGGCAAACGGCTGAGAATCGCATCCCCGTATTGCTCCGACATCTGGGTAACAGCCGGGTGAAAATGGAAGTCCATTTTCAGCGTGTCAGCCAGATGCCTGGCCTGGTGCAGTCCTCGGCTGCGACGCCGCTCCACATCCAGCTCCTGAAGGGCCACCACATCCGGTGCGGCTTCGGCGATGATGGCGGCGATCCGGCTTTCGTCCAACGCTCCATCGGTGCCCACGCAGCCATGCACATTGTAGGTCATCACGCGCAGCGTTGGCGGTTTCACCGGATCAGCCTCCTTCACAAGTTTTGGCTCCCCCGAGTAACCGGCTGGTCCAGAGGAGTTTCTGGCGTGGCCGGAGGCGCCATCTTGTGCATCTGTTTCAGCGCTTGCTCGCGGTCCTTATCCGTCACTCGCTCACGGTCGTCTTCCACGGCAATGTCGGCAGCGAGTTGCTCGATCTGGTCGGTTGCGCCTAACTGATCGAGTGTGTCATCATCTTTGTGTGCGGCAGTATTTTTCATGGCAGAAGAGTATCAACCAGGATTCGCCGGGGAGCCCCTTAACGGCCCTGCACATTTTGTTATACTGCATATTGCCCGTATCAGATTTGCACACATCCACAACCCGTCGCGTCGGCGAATTCTTCACAGCAGCTCGGCCCGGCATGCGACACGGGCAACAAGCGCTGCAAAACAACCCAAACATAAAAAAGTTCTATGAAATCATCCCTCGTTACCGCCCTCTTTGCAGGACTCTCCATGCTTGCCATCACTGTGCAGGCTGCTGACCCCAAGAGCACTCTCAACTCCGCCGATGAAAAGTTTGTGAAGGCAGCTTCACAGCATGGCATGGGCGAAGTGCAAATCGCCGCACTGGGCGTCAAAAAAGGTGCCCGTGCAGACGTGAAGGCCCTGGCCGAAAAAATGGTCCTGGCTCACACCACCCTGAACACCGAACTCACCGGCCTGGCCAAAGCCAAGGGCGTTGAGATCTCCACCGTCACCGATCCGGCTGACACCGAAACCCTGAAGGAACTCGAAAACACCAACACGGGCGACGCCTTTGACAAGGCTTTCCTGAATCAACTGGAATCCGGCCACAAGGAAGCGATCGACCTCTTTGACAATGCCGCCGAAGAGTCCAAAGACGCTGAAGTGAAGGCCTGGGCTGGCAAGGCCCTGCCAGAACTCCGCAACCATCTTGATGCTGTCCAGACCGCCCTGAAGAAATAATTCCTCGTTACTGTTTTACGGAGGTCTCCGGGCCTTCGTCACGCTGGCGGTGATGGTGGACTCTCCGTCCTCCCGTCACCGCCAGCTTCATTTTCACTTTTGACGTTCTTTTTGTTATGCCAGCCCCCCTTCCCTCCAAACGACTCGCCGGCCTCCTCGTACCAGTCTTTGCCATGCGGCGCACCCATGACATGGGCATTGGCGATACCCGTGCCGTTCTCGAAACCATTGATTTCTGCGCCTCCCATCAGTTCGCCATTTTGCAGTTGCTGCCCATCCATGAAACCGTAGGCGACCACAGTCCCTACAACCCCATCACCTCCCGCGCCCTCTCCCCCGCCCTGCTTACCCTGGAGCCCGATGACGTCCCTGGGCTGACGCAGGAAATATTGGATACCCTGGCCCCGCCCTCCTGGCTGGCCCAGCTCCGCGAAGGCCCCGTCAAACATCTCTCTGTGCATCCTCTGAAGCTGCAAGTCCTCCAGGAGGCCGCACGGAACTTCGAAACCATGACGGAGATCCCTCCGGAGTTGCAGCAAAACTATGCGGATTTTCAGGCCCAGGCCGCTGACTGGCTGCCTGGCTACACGCTGTTCCGCACCCTTGTCCAGGAATACGGCGGCAATGCCCACTGGGAACAGTGGCGACCCGAGCACCACACCCCGGCCAGTGCCGAGCAATGGCTGGCGGCTCACCCCGAACGGGAACGCCTGGAGGCGTGGCGTCGCAGCTTCACCTTCATCCAGTGGGTGGCCTGGCGGCAGTGGCGCGCAGTGCGGCAGCATGCCGATGAACGTGGCGTGCAGCTCATGGGCGAGATGTCCTTCGGCGTCTCCAAAAGCAGCGCCGATGTCTGGCTGCATCCCGCACTCTTTGACCGTGATTGGAGCATGGGCACGCGGCCGGTCTCCTACTTTGACACCAACAAAGATTCCGAACGCTGGGGCCAGAATTGGGGCCTGCCGCCCTATCGCTGGGAGAACCACCGCTCTGAAAATTTCGCCTGGCTGCGCGGGCGGCTCAGTTCGGAGTCCCAGTTCTTCCACCTCTGCCGCCTAGACCATCTGCGGGGCTACTTTCGCGGCTACATGTTCCCCTGGCAGGGCGGGGCACAGCATGCGGAATTTGCCACCCTGACGGAAGAGGAAGTGAAGGCCCGCACCAAAGGACTGCTGCCCCGCTTTGTCCCAGGCCCGGACGAGCAGGAAAACACAGCCCAGATGAATGACCTCCAAGGGCGCGAGATCATCTCCATCATGCAGGAAGCCGCG
This genomic interval from Prosthecobacter algae contains the following:
- a CDS encoding ABC1 kinase family protein; the encoded protein is MTLSLHPEHLKRYKQVLGLMIKYGHGDLVKAAPIVDDPLEFAPAPPVPPGARELAKDLEQMGPTFIKLGQLLSTRSDFVPPAYMEALSMLQDNIQPFPYEKVEAIVNVEIGARISKAFQSFDPVPMAAASLGQVHYAVLRSGQEVAVKVQRPDVRELVATDLAAISEIAEFLDRHTDTGRRFEFTKMVGELRKALLRELDYRQEAQTMKLMREKLSDFTRLVIPAPIDDYSSGRVLTMEYVDGTKITKLHPIVRMEVDGRALAEEVFRSYLHQILIVGVFHADPHPGNVFLTADNSKVALLDFGMIARVGPQMQDQLLKLLLAISDGQSDRAAAVAQAMGTEKDHFDEAAFRRDIAEIVSQQQGATVENLEVGKIVMHVTQVAARTGLSVPEELTMLGKTLLNLDLVGRTLDPTFDPNESIRRNSAELMRAKTLKSLSLGNLLNSVLDAKELIEKLPGRLNQFLEVVANNKLKIHLDTIDEKVVMTGLQKVANRITLGLILASLIVGASMLMRVETSFRLFGYPGFAMLLFLLATGGGISLAWQIMRSDMRS
- a CDS encoding cupin domain-containing protein — translated: MTAQSVQNFQSWFEALHTTEKSQVAMMRLEPGQESGPEPESHAHSDQVLLVLEGTLEGEIADERISMAKGDFITVPAGTLHRFYNAGESSALTFNVYAPPAYPPDARG
- a CDS encoding phospholipase D-like domain-containing protein — translated: MLRLPIPPTPEDDAGSSSNGHGLATLAVTAAISGTLAVIISKNFLETEKKITHHIETDYAVCDEAFARTMSHLLGPPLLSGNKVTVLQNGAQIFPRMLEVIRQAERSVTFENFVWTKGQIVEEFSAAFAECARRGVKVHFLQDAMGSNCLDSDCMKQMREAGVEVEIFRRYNLANFNHRTHRKILVVDGRIGFVGGVGISDLWDGHGNKSDHWRDTQYEVEGPVVAQMQQAFMDNWMQTRARVLHGDDYFPKLVPCGDTQCQIFTSSVSEGADSARLMFLMSIAAARQSIRIVNPYFVPDMLVLNLLKKACERGVSVEIIAPSERIDQKVVRYVGRARWGGLLRAGVRFYEFQPALLHCKYFVVDEQWVSVGSCNLDDRSLCLNEEANLNVWDRDFARQHLEVFEVDKKRSREITWQDWKNRPFREKVLGHVGGIFRSQL
- a CDS encoding endonuclease/exonuclease/phosphatase family protein; the encoded protein is MKEADPVKPPTLRVMTYNVHGCVGTDGALDESRIAAIIAEAAPDVVALQELDVERRRSRGLHQARHLADTLKMDFHFHPAVTQMSEQYGDAILSRLPMTLLHQGMLPTSSSRLAFEPRGAILVQIDVQGQPVNVLNTHLGLSWSERLAQVTALLGPDWMDGSIRTHPFVLCGDLNAFPGSLVYRTITRRLKDVQRWTLRSRPRSTFPSRWPVTRLDYIFMNSRLQAHKVEVLNSRETQIASDHLPLVADLVICPEAEAM
- a CDS encoding DUF4142 domain-containing protein is translated as MKSSLVTALFAGLSMLAITVQAADPKSTLNSADEKFVKAASQHGMGEVQIAALGVKKGARADVKALAEKMVLAHTTLNTELTGLAKAKGVEISTVTDPADTETLKELENTNTGDAFDKAFLNQLESGHKEAIDLFDNAAEESKDAEVKAWAGKALPELRNHLDAVQTALKK
- a CDS encoding 4-alpha-glucanotransferase: MPAPLPSKRLAGLLVPVFAMRRTHDMGIGDTRAVLETIDFCASHQFAILQLLPIHETVGDHSPYNPITSRALSPALLTLEPDDVPGLTQEILDTLAPPSWLAQLREGPVKHLSVHPLKLQVLQEAARNFETMTEIPPELQQNYADFQAQAADWLPGYTLFRTLVQEYGGNAHWEQWRPEHHTPASAEQWLAAHPERERLEAWRRSFTFIQWVAWRQWRAVRQHADERGVQLMGEMSFGVSKSSADVWLHPALFDRDWSMGTRPVSYFDTNKDSERWGQNWGLPPYRWENHRSENFAWLRGRLSSESQFFHLCRLDHLRGYFRGYMFPWQGGAQHAEFATLTEEEVKARTKGLLPRFVPGPDEQENTAQMNDLQGREIISIMQEAAGPMALVAELMGMMAPYMRQALDDLQMPNLTFPLLEKDEDGHLLHQESFRELSLVAYGNHDHAPIAAVYSRLHEGLSTGDAAPSDDLTNLLAFAKWDAPAPEELNSELLSALQKALFETPCRLAVLMCMDLLGTAQRFNLPGSYGSLTWCERLELPWPELERHPVYGPRIQEAERWVQESGRAPAV